In Erigeron canadensis isolate Cc75 chromosome 6, C_canadensis_v1, whole genome shotgun sequence, the following are encoded in one genomic region:
- the LOC122603276 gene encoding chalcone synthase 2-like, with the protein MVSIQELRKMQRAEGPATIMAIGTATPPNCIDQNMFPDYYFRITKSEHKKDLKEKFRRICDKSMIKKRYMYLTEEIAKEKPNICAYMAPSLNDRQDMLVVEVPKLGKEAATQAIMEWGQPKSKITHLVFSSTSSIDLPGADYQLTKLLGLPLSVKHCMIYQQGCYAGGTALRMAKDLAENSKGARVLVVCVEITAVHFHGPDETRIDNLVGQALFGDGAAAIIVGSGPLIDVEKPLFEMAIASQTILPDTEGAIYAHLREAGILFYLGKGVPGLISKHIEKILVEAFQPLDIVDWNSLFWIAHPGGPAILDQMEAKLALTPDKLRATRHVLSEYGNMSSPSVLFILNEMRHFSATNGLNTTGEGLEWGVLFAFGPGLTVETVVLHSVPI; encoded by the exons ATGGTTAGCATTCAGGAGTTAAGAAAGATGCAACGAGCCGAAGGACCAGCAACGATTATGGCCATAGGGACCGCTACACCGCCTAATTGTATAGACCAAAATATGTTTCCAGATTACTATTTCCGTATTACCAAAAGCGAGCACAAGAAAGACCTTAAAGAAAAATTTAGGCGCATAT GTGATAAATCaatgattaaaaaaagataCATGTACTTGACAGAGGAAATTGCAAAAGAGAAACCGAACATTTGTGCCTACATGGCACCGTCATTGAACGATAGACAAGACATGCTGGTTGTTGAAGTTCCAAAGCTCGGTAAGGAAGCAGCAACACAGGCGATCATGGAATGGGGCCAACCTAAGTCCAAGATCACCCACCTCGTGTTTAGCTCAACAAGCAGCATTGACTTGCCAGGAGCTGATTACCAGCTCACAAAGCTTCTTGGTCTTCcgttatctgtcaaacattgtaTGATATACCAACAAGGTTGCTATGCTGGTGGGACGGCCCTTCGTATGGCTAAGGACTTGGCCGAAAACAGCAAGGGGGCTCGCGTCTTGGTTGTTTGCGTTGAAATCACTGCTGTACATTTTCATGGGCCTGATGAAACCCGAATTGATAACTTAGTGGGCCAGGCCTTATTTGGTGATGGTGCAGCCGCCATCATAGTTGGGTCTGGCCCATTAATAGATGTAGAAAAGCCACTTTTTGAGATGGCTATTGCTTCTCAAACTATTCTTCCAGATACCGAGGGTGCAATTTACGCTCATCTTCGTGAGGCAgggattttattttatcttggtAAAGGTGTTCCGGGCCTTATCTCAAAACACATTGAAAAAATATTAGTAGAAGCCTTTCAACCCTTGGACATAGTTGATTGGAACTCACTTTTTTGGATTGCGCATCCAGGCGGGCCGGCAATCTTGGACCAAATGGAGGCAAAACTAGCCCTTACCCCCGATAAACTACGGGCCACACGACATGTGCTTAGTGAATATGGAAACATGTCAAGTCCTTCTGTACTATTTATCCTTAACGAAATGCGACATTTTTCAGCTACAAATGGGCTTAATACCACAGGAGAAGGTCTAGAGTGGGGTGTATTGTTTGCGTTTGGGCCTGGGCTGACCGTTGAAACCGTAGTATTACATAGTGTGCCCATTTAG